In a single window of the Desulfocurvibacter africanus subsp. africanus DSM 2603 genome:
- the flgA gene encoding flagellar basal body P-ring formation chaperone FlgA encodes MFSFTAMAPKLAIVLAIAAVLVVVAGASAIDWGLSIKTSACAQGSKILLGEIATPYGPIPAGTWEKLARMELWPSPEREGRSEVFSRRMLAELLREHLGELAVRCSIPSGLTVQRGGALLDKSALFARVEEYLRPKLALMGGRAELAGFNAPEVVSLDEGYARLEIELLDKLAAGRVNLRIKAVAGDGRLVRQVAANVFVDHWVAVACASRPVNPGEAITPDMVTFQEKNLAYFRGAPWDGKGGPWQVKRPVGTEQPFSLDILEPVPLVVKGSTVNLVYQGRHVQLAIQAEAMQAGGLGETIPVRNIHSGKLVQAVVMSKDTVAVR; translated from the coding sequence ATGTTTTCGTTCACGGCCATGGCCCCGAAGCTGGCGATTGTCCTTGCGATTGCGGCGGTTCTCGTCGTCGTGGCCGGGGCGTCGGCCATCGATTGGGGACTGTCCATCAAGACCAGCGCCTGCGCCCAAGGGAGCAAAATCCTGCTGGGAGAAATCGCCACGCCCTACGGTCCCATACCCGCCGGGACATGGGAGAAGCTGGCGCGCATGGAGTTGTGGCCATCGCCGGAACGGGAAGGGCGCTCCGAGGTATTCTCGCGCCGCATGCTCGCGGAGCTGCTGCGCGAACATCTCGGCGAACTCGCCGTGCGCTGCTCCATTCCTTCGGGGCTGACTGTGCAGCGCGGCGGCGCGCTGCTGGACAAGTCGGCGCTGTTCGCGCGGGTGGAGGAGTATCTCCGGCCCAAACTGGCGCTCATGGGCGGCAGGGCGGAACTGGCGGGCTTCAACGCCCCCGAGGTCGTGTCTCTGGACGAGGGCTACGCCCGATTGGAGATCGAGCTTCTGGACAAGCTCGCCGCCGGCCGGGTCAACTTGCGCATCAAGGCCGTGGCCGGCGACGGCAGGCTCGTGCGCCAGGTGGCGGCCAACGTGTTTGTGGACCATTGGGTGGCCGTGGCCTGCGCTTCCAGGCCAGTGAATCCAGGCGAGGCCATCACGCCGGACATGGTCACCTTTCAGGAAAAGAATCTGGCCTATTTCCGTGGCGCCCCTTGGGACGGCAAAGGCGGTCCCTGGCAGGTCAAACGGCCAGTGGGAACGGAACAGCCTTTCAGTTTGGACATTCTGGAGCCCGTCCCTCTGGTGGTCAAGGGCTCTACGGTTAATCTGGTTTACCAGGGCCGGCACGTGCAACTGGCCATCCAGGCCGAGGCCATGCAGGCCGGCGGCTTGGGCGAAACCATCCCGGTGCGCAACATTCATTCAGGCAAGCTCGTGCAGGCCGTAGTCATGAGCAAGGATACGGTAGCGGTGCGCTGA
- a CDS encoding flagellar basal body L-ring protein FlgH has protein sequence MRVLVHLAVFLVAASLPLVACAPGKKTPTAMPVLTQPVPPPPVSQNNPGSLFDAGQNSLLFEDDRARRVGDIVLVRIVETSSGSHTADTTSDKDLSYQAGVTNYFGRSKVGIAGINFPGTVGTDPMIGANTTSKFSASGETSRESDLTAAVGARVIRVLPDGLLQVEGARQMRINDETQILVVRGLVRSRDIGPDNSISSSQMANAEVEYYGQGVLADKQRPGWIARILDNIWPF, from the coding sequence ATGCGTGTGCTCGTACACTTGGCCGTGTTCCTCGTAGCGGCGTCCTTGCCCCTGGTGGCCTGCGCCCCCGGCAAAAAGACGCCGACTGCCATGCCCGTGCTGACCCAGCCTGTGCCGCCACCGCCAGTGTCGCAAAACAACCCGGGCTCGCTGTTCGATGCGGGGCAGAACAGCCTGCTTTTCGAGGACGACCGTGCGCGCAGGGTGGGCGACATCGTGCTCGTGCGCATCGTGGAAACCTCCAGCGGCTCGCATACGGCTGATACGACCTCGGACAAAGATTTGAGCTACCAGGCCGGTGTTACAAACTACTTCGGCCGCAGCAAGGTCGGGATCGCCGGTATCAATTTTCCGGGAACGGTGGGGACCGATCCAATGATCGGGGCCAATACCACTTCGAAGTTCAGCGCCTCGGGCGAAACATCCCGGGAATCGGACCTTACGGCAGCCGTGGGCGCGCGGGTCATCCGCGTGCTTCCCGACGGCCTGCTGCAGGTCGAAGGCGCGCGGCAGATGCGCATCAATGACGAGACGCAGATCCTCGTGGTGCGGGGGCTCGTGCGCAGCAGGGATATCGGACCGGACAACTCCATCTCCTCCAGCCAGATGGCCAACGCCGAGGTCGAGTATTACGGCCAGGGCGTGCTGGCCGACAAGCAGAGGCCAGGCTGGATAGCCCGCATCCTCGACAACATTTGGCCCTTCTAA
- a CDS encoding flagellar basal body P-ring protein FlgI: MRRKNISLAAALAACMLLTLFATSAQATRIKDIATFKGVRSNQLVGYGLVVGLAGTGDNRGSAFTIQSMVNMLERMGVRVEQENLKPKNVAAVMVTANLPSSSRPGARLDATISSLGDAKSLLGGVLMLTPMRGVDGNVYALAQGPLTVGGYSAGGEAASATSNIPTVGIIPHGATVERQVPFEFNNQDIMTINLNIADFSTTQQVVDSINRTLGGPYARAADISTIDMTVPERFQGNLVPLMASLENLQVTPDARAKVVVDEKTGTVIVGQNVRLSRVAISHGSLQIIISESANVSQPQPFSQGQTVVVPETEIQVREENNRLVLMEGATLQELVDGLNSIGATPRDLISILRALRSAGALMAELEVI; the protein is encoded by the coding sequence ATGCGTAGGAAAAACATCTCCCTGGCCGCGGCGCTCGCCGCCTGCATGCTGCTGACCCTGTTCGCCACATCGGCGCAGGCCACGCGCATCAAGGATATCGCCACCTTCAAGGGCGTGCGCAGCAACCAGCTCGTAGGCTACGGCCTGGTTGTGGGCCTGGCCGGCACGGGCGACAACCGCGGCTCGGCGTTCACCATTCAGTCCATGGTCAACATGCTCGAACGCATGGGCGTGCGCGTGGAACAGGAAAATCTGAAGCCCAAGAACGTGGCCGCGGTCATGGTCACGGCCAACCTGCCATCCTCGTCGCGCCCAGGCGCGCGCCTGGACGCGACGATATCCTCCCTGGGCGACGCCAAGAGCCTGCTCGGCGGCGTGCTCATGCTCACGCCAATGCGCGGCGTTGACGGCAACGTCTACGCCCTGGCCCAGGGCCCGCTCACCGTGGGCGGGTACAGCGCCGGCGGCGAGGCTGCCTCGGCCACGTCCAACATCCCAACCGTGGGCATCATTCCGCATGGGGCCACGGTGGAGCGCCAGGTGCCCTTCGAGTTCAACAACCAGGACATAATGACCATCAACCTGAACATCGCCGACTTCAGCACCACCCAGCAGGTGGTGGATAGCATCAATCGCACCCTGGGCGGGCCTTACGCCAGGGCGGCGGACATCTCCACCATCGACATGACCGTGCCCGAGCGTTTCCAGGGCAACCTGGTGCCGCTCATGGCTTCGCTGGAGAACCTGCAGGTCACGCCCGACGCCAGGGCCAAGGTCGTGGTGGACGAGAAGACCGGCACGGTCATCGTGGGCCAGAACGTGCGCCTGAGCCGCGTGGCTATCTCCCACGGCAGCCTGCAGATCATCATCTCGGAGAGCGCCAACGTGAGCCAGCCCCAGCCGTTCAGCCAAGGCCAGACCGTGGTGGTGCCCGAGACCGAGATCCAGGTGCGTGAGGAGAATAACAGGCTCGTGCTCATGGAAGGCGCCACACTCCAGGAATTGGTGGACGGCCTCAACTCCATCGGGGCTACTCCGCGCGACCTGATTTCCATCCTGCGGGCGCTCAGGAGCGCCGGAGCGCTCATGGCCGAATTGGAGGTGATCTAA
- a CDS encoding peptidoglycan DD-metalloendopeptidase family protein produces the protein MSDQLFPGMMNEVQDQTELSNYAKLAAQSQALRRRFESPNQDKAKLREATQDFEAIFIGKLWEQMRNTVPKEGYLHSKQEDFYLSMFDQELSRKLAGSGGIGIGDMLYEQLKTQLVEKSKSATPGAPVEIKPLPEVEQAKLKTRSEPSTPVAEQGAADPAVLPRDEIFRRIDHLALEIESQARLETEQAKSAGFPLPHIDWPIEGRTVSQFGFAAPTNRLPSGSRSGVEIAAPALSSVSACLEGVVTAVERRPDLGLVVEIEHGDGLRSVYGHLENVQVSQGQRVTAGREIAQLAPEYGKNVPRLYFEVRQGNIALNPELLRTA, from the coding sequence ATGTCCGACCAACTCTTTCCCGGCATGATGAACGAGGTCCAAGACCAGACCGAGCTGTCGAATTACGCCAAGCTTGCAGCCCAGAGCCAAGCGCTACGCCGGCGCTTCGAGTCTCCCAACCAGGACAAGGCCAAGCTCAGGGAAGCTACCCAGGATTTCGAGGCCATCTTCATCGGCAAGCTGTGGGAGCAGATGCGCAACACAGTGCCCAAGGAAGGCTACCTGCACAGCAAGCAGGAAGACTTCTACCTGTCCATGTTCGACCAGGAGCTGTCGCGCAAGCTCGCGGGCTCGGGTGGAATCGGCATCGGTGACATGCTTTACGAGCAGCTCAAGACGCAACTCGTGGAGAAGAGCAAGTCCGCCACTCCGGGTGCGCCGGTGGAGATCAAGCCGCTGCCGGAGGTTGAGCAGGCCAAGCTCAAGACCCGCTCCGAGCCGTCCACTCCGGTCGCGGAGCAGGGCGCTGCCGATCCGGCGGTCCTGCCCCGTGACGAGATATTCCGACGCATCGATCACCTTGCGCTGGAAATCGAAAGCCAGGCGCGGCTCGAAACGGAACAGGCCAAGTCCGCAGGCTTCCCTTTGCCGCACATCGACTGGCCGATCGAAGGCCGGACTGTTTCCCAGTTCGGCTTCGCGGCTCCCACCAATCGCCTGCCGTCCGGTTCCCGCAGCGGCGTGGAGATTGCCGCGCCGGCCCTGTCCAGCGTCTCCGCCTGCCTGGAGGGCGTGGTCACGGCCGTGGAGCGTCGGCCGGACTTGGGCCTTGTGGTGGAAATCGAGCATGGCGACGGACTGCGCAGCGTCTACGGCCATCTGGAGAACGTGCAGGTGAGCCAGGGACAGCGCGTCACCGCTGGCAGAGAAATTGCTCAATTAGCCCCAGAGTATGGCAAAAACGTCCCACGCCTGTACTTCGAGGTCAGGCAGGGCAATATCGCGCTAAACCCGGAACTCCTGCGTACGGCATAG
- the flgN gene encoding flagellar export chaperone FlgN — MKRRILDSLNRQKNALSLLASLLGEEFSYLRQGNPQAVSGIELSVQDLLRQITSERVEMKSMIQAVAPGAARLTAFIQTLPEAERPEVAALLEELDRREQNCATLAAKNFELALALHDQSRKLLTFLHGKINPEQKETYTARGKFPKTKRGAAILQGRL, encoded by the coding sequence ATGAAGCGCCGCATCCTGGACAGCCTGAACCGGCAGAAGAACGCATTGAGCCTTTTGGCTTCGCTGCTCGGGGAAGAATTTTCCTACCTGCGCCAGGGGAACCCCCAGGCCGTGTCGGGCATCGAGTTATCCGTTCAGGACCTCCTGCGCCAGATAACCAGCGAGCGAGTGGAGATGAAGTCCATGATCCAGGCCGTGGCGCCCGGCGCCGCACGCCTGACGGCCTTCATCCAGACCCTGCCCGAGGCCGAACGGCCCGAAGTGGCGGCGCTGCTCGAAGAGCTGGATCGCCGCGAGCAGAACTGCGCGACCCTTGCGGCCAAGAACTTCGAACTGGCCCTGGCGCTGCACGATCAGAGCAGGAAGCTGCTCACCTTCCTCCACGGCAAGATCAATCCCGAACAGAAGGAAACCTATACGGCGCGCGGCAAGTTCCCCAAAACCAAACGCGGAGCCGCCATCCTGCAGGGGAGGCTGTAA